The Aggregatilinea lenta genome includes a region encoding these proteins:
- a CDS encoding glycoside hydrolase family 3 protein, whose amino-acid sequence MRAFLTTLLIGNLLLGTVASALPVYARPETDDASVDRIARMLSSLTSQERVGQLMLVTFEGSYLSSDAALVRLIDEYNIGGVVLLAGNDNINGQLNTPQRVLSLTTDIQQHAYDAATATQGRETPRSFVPLFVATSHSGDPSGTQIALGTTPLPSQMALGATWDTSLVQQVGQIAGSELSAMGINMLLGPALDVQQAAPGEQALDLGVGSFGGEPHWVGKLAQAYIQGVHEGSTSRIAVIAQNFPGLGLADSAPDEQIPVLPRTAAELAAFDLIPYAAVTGQAGTTPARADGLQCANVRYQGETVRSITGPLCLDGQAADGLLKLDAFGDWRQRGVIVSSALGSDAIRRAYNIDPFPHRQVAREAFLAGNDILYLAGFATTPGDDPLTNVIDVIEFFAERYENDPVFRVRVDQSLTRILRLKLALYDGDLSLENVNQQPVGVETVGTSSAPIYSVAQASTTLLAPRREALPTPPSRDDDIVIFTDVRLAQQCSYCATYPIVPLNALEAAIERMYGPRADAQVDSDQIVSFSFSQLQTYLNGSGADQPPGSSVLRTNQRIGAALRGADWVVFVMVDVSPQVETSSAIMQFLSQEPSATRTQLAVITLGAPVYLSSTEISKLAVYVALFSSATPYIDAAVRALFQESTFSGALPISLPAVGYDLAHATSPDPGQQIDVVLESIGSRPISTPRELVTAYLGDKLTFRTGPVLDRNGHRVPDDTLVEFTLTFTLDNLQIRQRGTTLDGIATISFTPNRTGRAVVSASAADAVRSSEIQLVILGDSSASNEVTASDIPSTPPPPASESGPEAGASASPEPDTPDGNVVADDPREPYLDGFDLVVSLFGLALMGTLGFIAGLSASLSVNGGLRVVLGSVVAGLVGYIYYAVGGPGASALHDAVNELAPTLSTLGAGLLGLLITWWAVRRTVRAAR is encoded by the coding sequence ATGCGCGCATTTCTGACAACTCTGCTGATCGGCAACCTTCTGCTGGGGACGGTGGCATCCGCCCTGCCAGTATACGCACGTCCCGAGACGGACGACGCCAGCGTGGATCGCATCGCGCGTATGCTCAGCTCGCTGACCTCGCAGGAGCGCGTCGGGCAGTTGATGCTGGTCACGTTCGAGGGCAGTTATCTCTCCTCCGACGCCGCGCTGGTCCGGCTGATTGACGAGTACAACATCGGCGGCGTGGTCCTGCTGGCCGGCAACGACAACATCAACGGCCAGCTCAACACTCCGCAGCGCGTGCTCTCGCTGACGACCGATATCCAGCAGCACGCCTACGACGCGGCCACCGCCACCCAGGGCCGCGAAACGCCGCGCTCGTTCGTGCCGCTGTTCGTCGCTACCAGCCATTCCGGCGATCCGAGCGGCACGCAGATCGCGCTCGGCACGACCCCGCTGCCCAGCCAGATGGCGCTCGGCGCGACGTGGGACACATCGCTGGTGCAGCAGGTCGGGCAGATCGCGGGCAGCGAGCTGAGCGCGATGGGCATCAACATGCTGCTCGGTCCCGCACTGGACGTGCAGCAGGCCGCGCCCGGCGAGCAGGCGCTGGACCTGGGCGTTGGGTCGTTCGGCGGGGAGCCGCACTGGGTCGGCAAACTGGCGCAAGCCTACATCCAGGGCGTGCACGAAGGCAGCACCAGCCGGATCGCCGTCATCGCGCAGAACTTCCCCGGCCTGGGTCTGGCCGATTCCGCGCCCGACGAGCAGATCCCGGTCCTGCCGCGCACCGCCGCCGAGCTGGCCGCCTTCGACCTGATCCCTTACGCCGCCGTCACCGGGCAGGCCGGGACCACGCCCGCCCGCGCGGATGGTCTTCAATGCGCTAACGTGCGCTACCAGGGCGAGACGGTACGCTCCATCACCGGGCCGCTGTGCCTCGACGGGCAGGCCGCCGACGGGCTGCTCAAGCTGGACGCCTTCGGGGATTGGCGGCAGCGCGGGGTGATCGTCAGCAGTGCGCTGGGGTCGGACGCCATCCGCCGCGCCTACAACATCGACCCGTTCCCGCACCGGCAGGTCGCCCGTGAAGCGTTCCTGGCGGGCAACGACATCCTCTACCTGGCCGGCTTCGCCACCACACCCGGCGACGATCCGCTGACCAACGTGATCGACGTGATCGAGTTCTTCGCGGAGCGCTACGAGAACGACCCGGTCTTCCGCGTGCGCGTGGACCAGTCGCTGACGCGCATCCTGCGGCTCAAGCTGGCGCTCTACGACGGCGATCTCTCTCTGGAAAACGTGAACCAGCAGCCGGTCGGCGTCGAGACGGTGGGCACGTCCAGCGCGCCGATCTACAGCGTCGCGCAGGCCAGCACCACGCTGCTCGCACCGCGCCGCGAGGCGCTGCCCACCCCGCCCTCGCGCGACGACGACATCGTGATCTTCACCGACGTGCGGCTGGCGCAGCAGTGCTCCTACTGCGCGACCTACCCCATCGTGCCGCTGAACGCGCTCGAAGCCGCCATCGAGCGCATGTACGGCCCGCGCGCCGACGCCCAGGTCGATTCGGACCAGATCGTCAGCTTCTCGTTCAGCCAGCTCCAGACCTACCTGAACGGCAGCGGCGCCGACCAGCCGCCGGGCAGCAGCGTGCTGCGCACCAACCAGCGTATTGGCGCAGCCCTACGCGGCGCGGACTGGGTCGTGTTCGTGATGGTCGACGTGTCGCCGCAGGTCGAGACGTCCTCGGCGATCATGCAGTTCCTGAGCCAGGAACCTTCCGCCACGCGCACGCAGCTCGCCGTGATCACGCTCGGCGCGCCGGTATACCTGTCCTCGACCGAGATCAGCAAGCTCGCGGTGTATGTCGCGTTGTTCAGCAGCGCCACGCCCTACATCGACGCGGCGGTACGCGCGCTGTTTCAGGAGAGCACCTTCAGTGGCGCACTGCCGATCAGCCTGCCCGCCGTCGGTTACGATCTGGCGCACGCTACCTCGCCCGATCCCGGCCAGCAGATCGATGTCGTGCTCGAATCGATCGGCAGCCGCCCGATCTCCACCCCGCGCGAGCTGGTGACCGCCTACCTGGGCGACAAGCTGACCTTCCGCACCGGTCCAGTGTTGGACCGCAACGGCCACCGCGTGCCCGACGACACGCTGGTCGAGTTCACGCTGACCTTCACCCTGGACAACCTGCAAATCCGGCAGCGCGGCACGACGCTGGACGGCATCGCCACGATCAGCTTCACGCCCAACCGCACGGGCCGCGCCGTGGTGTCGGCCTCGGCGGCGGACGCCGTGCGCTCGTCCGAGATCCAGCTCGTGATTCTGGGCGACAGCAGCGCCTCGAACGAGGTCACCGCCTCGGACATTCCCTCCACGCCGCCGCCCCCCGCCAGCGAGAGCGGCCCGGAAGCTGGCGCCTCGGCGTCGCCCGAACCCGATACGCCGGACGGCAACGTCGTCGCCGACGATCCGCGCGAACCCTATCTCGACGGCTTCGATCTGGTAGTGTCGCTGTTTGGGCTGGCGCTGATGGGCACGCTGGGCTTCATCGCCGGGCTGTCGGCGTCGCTCAGCGTGAACGGCGGGCTGCGGGTCGTGCTCGGCAGCGTGGTCGCGGGGCTGGTGGGCTACATCTACTACGCGGTCGGCGGACCCGGCGCAAGCGCGCTGCACGACGCGGTGAACGAGCTGGCCCCCACCCTCAGTACGCTCGGCGCGGGGCTGCTCGGCCTGCTGATCACGTGGTGGGCCGTGCGCCGCACGGTGCGCGCCGCGCGCTAG
- a CDS encoding serine/threonine-protein kinase: MARLKPGDLLRERYRIVEMIGQGGMGCLYKAADTRLEGRFTAIKEIQPDPNSTPEDREQDRRQFQREANILARLDHPNLPKVSDYFFDDDSDFLVMDFVPGYDLRQVLAQAAERGDFLAESDVLDWARQITGALHYLHTQPPLVLHRDIKPANIKLTPNGAIKLVDFGLVQVASTDEGRTVTMIQGRGTAHYTPLEQYGGDLDHTDARSDLYALGATLYHLLTNELPPDAKQRFLAPRALRDPRDINPAISDRTARAVLWAMSMHPDDRPPDAETLMHALFGAGAMSAPRAVVRTDETEPLTRARLGAPPFAQGNIALAILAAVLLVVALVVTVV, encoded by the coding sequence ATGGCTCGCCTCAAGCCCGGCGATCTGCTCCGGGAACGGTACAGAATCGTCGAGATGATCGGCCAGGGGGGAATGGGCTGTTTGTACAAAGCCGCCGACACCCGCCTGGAAGGTCGCTTCACCGCGATCAAAGAGATTCAGCCTGACCCGAACAGCACCCCCGAAGACCGCGAGCAGGATCGCCGCCAATTCCAACGCGAAGCCAATATCCTGGCCCGGCTTGACCACCCAAACTTGCCGAAAGTCTCAGATTATTTCTTCGACGACGACAGCGACTTTCTCGTGATGGATTTTGTGCCAGGTTACGATTTAAGGCAAGTCCTCGCGCAGGCCGCCGAGCGAGGGGATTTTCTGGCCGAAAGCGACGTGCTGGACTGGGCACGGCAGATCACCGGCGCGCTGCACTACCTCCACACGCAGCCGCCGCTCGTGCTGCACCGCGACATCAAGCCCGCCAACATCAAGCTGACGCCCAACGGCGCGATCAAGCTGGTCGACTTCGGGCTGGTACAGGTTGCGTCCACCGACGAAGGCCGCACGGTCACCATGATCCAGGGGCGGGGCACGGCGCATTACACGCCGCTGGAGCAGTACGGGGGCGACCTCGATCACACTGACGCGCGCAGCGACCTGTATGCGCTGGGCGCGACGCTGTACCATCTGCTGACCAACGAACTGCCGCCCGACGCCAAGCAGCGCTTCCTGGCCCCGCGCGCGCTGCGCGACCCGCGCGACATCAATCCGGCCATCTCCGACCGGACGGCGCGCGCCGTGCTGTGGGCGATGTCGATGCATCCCGACGACCGTCCGCCGGATGCCGAGACGCTGATGCACGCGTTGTTCGGAGCTGGGGCGATGTCCGCGCCGCGCGCGGTGGTCCGCACTGACGAGACGGAACCGCTCACGCGCGCGAGGCTCGGCGCGCCGCCCTTCGCGCAGGGCAACATCGCGCTGGCGATCCTGGCGGCGGTGCTGCTCGTCGTGGCGCTGGTGGTGACGGTGGTGTGA
- a CDS encoding SH3 domain-containing protein, producing MMGRLIAAAVITTALLFAIYLPVISAQGDCPGAPPNYLSVGMTAWVMAGQQPNNVRSGAGAGYGVVTKVYASQPFSIIDGPVCADGYRWWLIRDQSGMQGWTADGTGGQRWLEGSSAPGGAVPTPAPVPTTAPVPTTAPAQPVAQQGALRVINESSTNVCGVYVFGPGYAGPTNVLPSSSQPIWPGGTSPDMTVWGGTYDIELRDCASPGGYLTNFDDALIPVGQVTTITFRAAMLPSAPEAVPGYFTVSNESSTPICGVYATLSGMTERSQTNLLGGQTLSPGGMSSSLEVESGSYWDVDIRDCNQVTVGQYTGQYVAPNTAVVLYVFDPEPVINDADGDGLSDEDELWLAQTFNPYYIFDENESVNVYNDVVMLYQVSSTPDIPGCTALLTYIPHFPEDAGDEADLGFGYHVGDNEAVRVCAVHDTARQTWWAYSIVIHRHFDAPAGYVRNGEYMFSGITHGISIDTIYFRDGEHIILYVSKDKHAAYPTSEECEAYHTVPGAPDAWDFEDCGGGAQMYLEVRPELNVGERNDPAFNWGSESGNSFLMSRWPDECFWCAQDFCAGVVSNTCAGSTGGKWWPTYDYDTGSVNFQQNSTIISQVLCGSQYQDVAPEFCPA from the coding sequence ATGATGGGTCGTCTTATTGCCGCCGCCGTGATCACCACGGCGCTCCTGTTCGCTATCTATCTGCCCGTTATTTCTGCACAAGGAGACTGTCCCGGCGCGCCGCCCAACTACCTTTCCGTAGGCATGACCGCCTGGGTGATGGCGGGCCAGCAGCCCAACAACGTCCGGTCCGGGGCGGGGGCGGGCTATGGCGTCGTGACCAAAGTGTACGCGTCGCAGCCGTTCTCGATCATCGACGGGCCAGTGTGCGCGGACGGCTACCGCTGGTGGCTGATCCGCGACCAGAGCGGAATGCAGGGATGGACCGCCGACGGGACCGGGGGCCAGCGCTGGCTCGAAGGCAGCAGCGCCCCTGGCGGCGCGGTCCCGACACCCGCGCCAGTTCCAACGACCGCACCGGTGCCAACGACCGCGCCTGCGCAGCCTGTCGCACAACAGGGCGCGCTGCGGGTGATCAACGAATCGTCCACGAACGTATGCGGCGTCTACGTGTTCGGTCCCGGTTACGCCGGACCGACGAATGTTCTGCCGTCATCGAGCCAACCTATTTGGCCGGGCGGGACGTCGCCGGACATGACGGTGTGGGGCGGCACGTATGATATCGAGCTGCGCGACTGCGCCTCGCCGGGCGGCTACCTGACGAACTTCGACGACGCGCTGATCCCGGTGGGGCAGGTAACCACGATCACCTTCCGCGCGGCGATGCTGCCCAGCGCGCCGGAGGCGGTGCCCGGCTACTTCACCGTCAGCAACGAGTCCTCGACACCGATCTGCGGCGTGTACGCGACGCTGTCCGGCATGACCGAGCGGTCGCAGACAAATTTGCTCGGCGGGCAAACGCTCAGCCCGGGCGGGATGTCCAGCTCGCTCGAAGTCGAGTCGGGAAGTTACTGGGACGTCGATATCCGCGACTGCAACCAGGTCACGGTGGGGCAGTACACGGGGCAGTACGTCGCCCCGAATACGGCGGTGGTACTGTACGTATTTGATCCTGAGCCGGTGATCAATGATGCGGACGGCGATGGCCTCTCGGACGAGGACGAGCTGTGGCTGGCCCAGACGTTCAATCCCTACTACATCTTCGACGAGAACGAGTCCGTGAATGTCTACAACGACGTAGTGATGTTGTATCAGGTCTCGTCCACGCCGGATATTCCCGGCTGTACGGCGCTGCTGACGTACATCCCGCACTTCCCCGAAGACGCCGGTGACGAGGCCGACCTGGGGTTTGGCTATCATGTGGGCGACAATGAAGCGGTGCGCGTGTGCGCCGTGCACGATACGGCCCGGCAAACATGGTGGGCCTACAGCATCGTGATCCACCGTCACTTTGACGCGCCCGCCGGATACGTGCGGAACGGGGAGTACATGTTCTCCGGTATTACGCACGGGATCAGTATCGATACGATTTACTTCCGCGATGGCGAGCACATCATCCTGTACGTGAGCAAGGACAAGCACGCCGCCTATCCGACGTCCGAAGAGTGTGAGGCATACCATACCGTTCCCGGCGCGCCGGACGCCTGGGACTTTGAGGACTGTGGCGGCGGCGCCCAAATGTACCTGGAAGTGCGCCCGGAATTGAACGTCGGCGAGCGGAACGATCCTGCGTTCAACTGGGGCAGCGAATCGGGCAACAGCTTCCTGATGTCGCGCTGGCCGGACGAGTGTTTCTGGTGCGCGCAGGACTTCTGCGCCGGGGTGGTGAGCAATACCTGCGCGGGGTCGACTGGCGGCAAGTGGTGGCCGACCTACGACTATGACACCGGGTCGGTCAATTTCCAGCAAAACAGCACGATCATCTCGCAGGTGCTGTGTGGCAGCCAGTACCAGGACGTGGCCCCAGAGTTCTGTCCGGCCTAG
- a CDS encoding IS982 family transposase: MDHITFMVTIFCYIDDWLKTQPRVRQRGPQPILADSEVLTMEIVGEYLSIDTDHAIYQHFCRHYSEWFPKLRQVDRVTFVRQAANLWRVKERLWQHLLTQVAFDPALSVVDSFPLPVCRFGRAYRCRRLREWSAWGYDDVAKQRFFGMRVHVRICWPGVIVGLAVFPADVHDRWAAEDLLANAHGWVLGDTNYWSPMLRDDLVRQGACLLAPRKTSVKRDHRPWPRWLTQTRRRVETVIGQLVERFQGKRVWARDPWHLCSRWLRKLLSHTFAVFLAQQAGLASPLQFAALLSD, encoded by the coding sequence ATGGATCATATCACGTTTATGGTCACGATCTTCTGCTACATTGACGACTGGCTCAAGACGCAGCCGCGCGTGCGACAGCGCGGACCGCAGCCGATCCTGGCCGACAGCGAAGTGCTGACGATGGAAATCGTCGGCGAATACCTGAGCATCGATACGGACCACGCGATCTATCAGCATTTCTGTCGCCACTATAGTGAGTGGTTTCCAAAGCTGCGGCAGGTAGACCGGGTCACATTTGTGCGTCAAGCGGCGAATCTGTGGCGGGTCAAAGAGCGACTGTGGCAGCATCTGCTGACGCAGGTGGCATTTGACCCGGCGCTGTCGGTGGTGGACAGCTTTCCCCTGCCGGTGTGCCGTTTTGGGCGCGCGTACCGCTGCCGACGACTGCGCGAGTGGTCGGCATGGGGCTACGACGATGTGGCCAAGCAGCGTTTCTTCGGGATGCGGGTGCATGTCCGCATCTGCTGGCCCGGCGTGATTGTGGGACTGGCCGTCTTTCCTGCCGATGTGCATGACCGCTGGGCGGCTGAAGACCTGCTCGCCAACGCCCACGGCTGGGTCCTGGGGGATACCAACTACTGGAGCCCGATGCTGCGTGACGATCTGGTCCGGCAAGGCGCTTGCCTGCTCGCCCCGCGCAAAACATCGGTCAAGCGTGACCATCGTCCCTGGCCGCGCTGGCTGACCCAGACCCGCCGCCGTGTCGAAACCGTCATCGGCCAATTGGTCGAGCGCTTTCAAGGCAAGCGTGTCTGGGCCCGTGATCCCTGGCATTTGTGTTCGCGCTGGTTGCGCAAGCTGCTCAGTCATACGTTTGCGGTTTTCCTGGCTCAGCAGGCTGGCTTGGCGTCGCCGCTCCAGTTCGCTGCCCTTCTGTCCGATTAA
- a CDS encoding FHA domain-containing protein, with the protein MPNGADKPVLIIHEGEKAGTRWTVRDDQIVIGRGGECDLVLPERQVSREHIRIYRGTDNSYYLEDLDSKNGTWVNGKQVKATTVPLRDGDEVQIALAVKITFVGSEATAPLMVDELPGVLGRLQLNRDSRRVFIDRVEVDPPLSLPQYRLLELLYDGAGAVRTRDEVIEAVWPDAVGEGVSEQAIDALVRRLRDRLAEVDPAHQYIVTVRGHGFRLEQG; encoded by the coding sequence ATGCCAAATGGAGCAGATAAACCTGTCCTCATTATCCACGAAGGGGAGAAGGCCGGGACTCGCTGGACCGTCCGCGACGACCAGATTGTGATCGGGCGCGGCGGCGAGTGCGACCTCGTGCTGCCAGAGCGCCAGGTCTCGCGCGAGCACATCCGCATCTATCGCGGCACCGACAACAGTTATTACCTTGAAGACCTCGACAGCAAGAACGGCACGTGGGTCAATGGCAAGCAGGTCAAGGCGACCACCGTGCCCCTGCGCGACGGCGACGAGGTCCAGATCGCGCTGGCCGTAAAAATTACCTTTGTCGGCTCAGAAGCCACCGCCCCACTGATGGTGGACGAGCTGCCCGGCGTCCTGGGACGCCTCCAGCTCAACCGCGACTCGCGGCGCGTCTTCATCGACCGCGTGGAAGTCGATCCGCCGTTGAGCCTGCCGCAGTACCGCCTGCTGGAGCTGCTCTACGACGGCGCGGGCGCGGTTCGCACGCGCGACGAAGTGATCGAAGCCGTCTGGCCGGACGCGGTCGGTGAAGGCGTCAGCGAGCAGGCCATCGACGCCTTGGTGCGCCGCCTGCGCGACCGTCTGGCCGAAGTGGACCCCGCGCACCAGTACATCGTCACCGTGCGCGGCCACGGCTTCCGCCTGGAACAGGGCTAA
- a CDS encoding ArnT family glycosyltransferase, which yields MPGPSISHTVFQERSRTSLAALAATGFLVVLAALLTFPDSLFHEPIPSRDSGLFLYIGDQILDGKLPYRDIWDHKAPAIFYINALGLWIAGRATWGVWLLEVISLAVCIKTAYILFKDAFGKTTAWFASLSWTAYLILIWGGGNYTEEFALPLQFLSLLVFWKYRASSQLFPRFIIGVLTAGLTLLRPNLIGVPVTIAAIMLATTFPRRDWGYLAREALAMALGCLSILGVVAVYFALRHSLADLWDAAFVYNFAYSSASMACRAYTISEQINRLLLSALPAIGLVAWFSLALNRPRRTPAQAPLIGFCLVNLPLEVGLAFFSGRPYFHYLVPLLPVLAVLAAFFFTSFLKLRPPNARVMKSIWRIAFVVILLWLVFMPAGYWINSLAHPDIVYDGTKAQKQATITYIEATTTEHDTVLLWGAEVGINFLTQRDSPSRYPYQYPLFTTGYQSAAQIDAFLADLQANAPLLIVDTSASNPIMPSIEQIFVYDKTGWKCVGDYQSIPGMQRITDYVAANYRLVERIGIEEWPVYRRNE from the coding sequence ATGCCGGGTCCTTCAATCTCTCACACGGTTTTTCAGGAACGCTCCCGCACATCCTTGGCTGCTCTGGCGGCGACAGGATTCCTGGTCGTTCTCGCGGCCCTGCTAACATTCCCTGACAGCCTTTTCCACGAGCCGATCCCGTCGAGAGATTCCGGCCTTTTTCTTTACATCGGCGATCAGATTCTGGATGGCAAGCTCCCCTACCGGGATATTTGGGACCACAAAGCGCCCGCGATCTTTTACATTAATGCCCTGGGACTTTGGATCGCGGGGCGCGCAACATGGGGCGTCTGGCTGCTGGAGGTCATCAGCTTAGCCGTTTGCATCAAGACGGCTTACATCCTGTTCAAAGATGCATTTGGTAAGACTACCGCCTGGTTTGCTTCACTGTCGTGGACGGCTTACTTGATCCTCATTTGGGGCGGAGGAAATTACACCGAGGAGTTTGCCCTCCCCCTTCAATTCCTGAGCTTACTCGTGTTCTGGAAATACCGCGCTTCTTCCCAGCTTTTCCCTCGTTTTATCATCGGCGTCTTGACTGCGGGCCTGACTCTTTTGCGGCCCAATTTGATCGGCGTGCCGGTCACCATCGCCGCGATTATGCTCGCCACCACGTTTCCAAGGCGAGATTGGGGCTATCTTGCCAGAGAAGCCCTGGCGATGGCACTCGGATGTTTGAGTATTCTAGGCGTGGTAGCCGTCTACTTCGCGCTCCGGCACAGCCTCGCCGACCTCTGGGATGCCGCGTTCGTCTACAATTTTGCCTACTCGTCGGCTTCCATGGCGTGCCGCGCCTATACCATCAGCGAGCAGATCAACCGTCTTCTGCTGTCCGCGCTGCCCGCGATTGGCCTCGTCGCGTGGTTTTCCCTGGCCCTGAACCGCCCCCGGCGTACTCCGGCTCAGGCGCCGCTGATCGGCTTCTGCTTGGTAAATCTTCCGCTCGAAGTGGGCCTGGCCTTTTTCTCCGGGAGGCCATACTTCCATTACCTCGTGCCCCTTCTGCCCGTCCTGGCGGTGTTAGCAGCCTTTTTCTTCACTTCTTTTCTGAAGCTCAGGCCCCCAAACGCCAGGGTCATGAAATCGATATGGCGTATTGCCTTCGTCGTCATTTTGTTATGGCTGGTCTTCATGCCTGCCGGCTACTGGATCAACAGTTTGGCGCATCCCGACATCGTGTACGATGGAACCAAGGCGCAGAAGCAGGCGACCATCACGTACATCGAAGCCACGACGACCGAGCACGACACCGTGCTGCTGTGGGGTGCGGAAGTCGGGATCAATTTCCTGACACAGCGCGACAGCCCCTCACGTTACCCATACCAGTATCCCCTGTTCACGACCGGCTACCAGAGCGCCGCGCAGATCGACGCTTTCCTCGCGGATCTGCAAGCCAATGCGCCGCTGCTGATCGTCGACACATCCGCCTCGAACCCGATCATGCCCTCGATCGAGCAGATCTTCGTCTACGATAAAACGGGCTGGAAGTGCGTCGGGGATTACCAGTCGATTCCCGGCATGCAGCGGATCACGGACTACGTCGCCGCAAACTACCGCCTCGTGGAGCGGATCGGGATCGAGGAGTGGCCGGTGTATCGCCGCAACGAGTGA